A genomic region of Thermodesulfobacteriota bacterium contains the following coding sequences:
- a CDS encoding tetratricopeptide repeat protein has translation GQKRQAIFDALKAIILRISQTKPVVIAIEDLHWIDKTSEEFLNSIARSMGNERIMLLFTCRPGFVHSFIDKPYYTQIALASLSSGDCRFLVESILKSEEISEELMGLILKKTAGNALFVEEVTRSLIDSGTIVKSDGQYTVEKEVSEIEVPSSVQDIIMARIDRLEESRKSKLQLCSVIGREFRFELLQKVSAIDESELRERLMTLTNSDLIYERGVYPDLDYLFKHALTLEVAYNTLLLQKRKELHDRVGRAIEEMYPSRLEDFYGVLAHHFSKTDNREKAVYYLTLVGKRAKEVLSTDEALTNLNEALRLLEQMEKTDTGEGRRIDILFEIENIYDNIAKRDDQKKILEEIVNISKETNDKGRLSDGYIKQGELLSVMGEYQKAKEICQTALTLKREIGDKIGEGKALRGMGFINWRSADYNEALKYHKEALRVHREVGSSEAEGYELISLGEVYRKLGQYEDALSHLHEAFNLHREARIVTGQNVSAFNIGNVYGEMGNYEKCAEYYRECWRIIKESGFRSFRAYSYLIVPISLANVYSRLGNYEDSLQYYAEALDISRGLGDKTEEANILSYIATTYNILGAYDESIKHYKEALKIYRKLGDNEAEGAVLNHIGNTYRQHLNDYREALSYYKEGLEVAKKNGDEDGARSILNNLGVVNWNLGLHEEALTYYREALEICKRIGNTIGEGVTLSGMAIVYLSLRQYDDALRCNEEALNILKPTGDQKVEGYILNSIGNVYNEMGDYQKAWRYYQESLRIRRELQDKKGEAWAHHNLGRVYMNLSNYEEASKHYEEALFLAEELGEEKLTVSTRDALSEIKGVEKSV, from the coding sequence GGGACAAAAAAGACAAGCGATATTTGACGCCCTTAAGGCCATAATCCTGAGGATAAGTCAAACTAAACCCGTCGTTATAGCAATTGAAGACCTCCATTGGATTGATAAAACCTCAGAGGAGTTTCTTAATAGTATTGCAAGAAGTATGGGTAATGAACGAATCATGCTTCTCTTTACCTGTCGCCCGGGATTTGTTCATAGCTTTATCGACAAACCTTACTACACCCAGATTGCGTTAGCGTCTCTTTCATCAGGCGATTGCAGGTTTCTAGTGGAATCTATTCTGAAAAGTGAAGAAATATCCGAAGAATTAATGGGACTGATACTTAAAAAAACCGCAGGTAATGCCTTATTTGTGGAAGAGGTCACAAGGTCGCTTATCGACAGCGGAACAATTGTCAAGAGTGATGGACAATACACGGTAGAGAAAGAAGTATCTGAGATTGAAGTTCCGAGCAGTGTACAAGATATAATCATGGCCAGGATAGACCGACTTGAGGAAAGTCGGAAATCGAAACTCCAACTGTGCTCGGTTATAGGAAGGGAGTTCAGATTTGAGCTACTTCAAAAGGTATCCGCTATTGACGAAAGTGAGCTTAGGGAACGCCTTATGACACTCACAAACTCCGATCTAATCTACGAAAGGGGGGTTTACCCTGACCTCGACTATCTATTCAAACATGCTCTTACACTCGAAGTCGCATACAACACACTTTTGCTTCAAAAGAGAAAGGAACTCCATGACAGGGTGGGGAGAGCAATCGAAGAGATGTATCCCTCCCGTCTTGAAGACTTCTATGGTGTCCTTGCCCATCATTTTAGTAAGACCGATAACAGGGAAAAGGCGGTTTATTATTTAACGCTAGTTGGCAAAAGGGCAAAGGAAGTTCTTTCAACCGATGAAGCCCTTACCAACCTTAACGAAGCACTACGACTTCTAGAGCAAATGGAAAAGACGGATACCGGCGAGGGTAGAAGGATAGATATTCTATTTGAGATAGAAAACATATACGACAACATAGCAAAAAGAGATGATCAGAAAAAGATTCTCGAAGAAATAGTAAACATATCTAAAGAAACAAATGACAAGGGAAGGCTTTCAGATGGTTACATCAAGCAGGGCGAACTCTTGAGTGTGATGGGAGAATACCAGAAAGCAAAGGAAATCTGCCAAACAGCGCTTACCCTTAAAAGGGAGATAGGGGATAAAATAGGCGAGGGAAAAGCTTTGAGAGGTATGGGCTTTATAAATTGGCGTTCGGCCGATTACAACGAAGCTCTGAAGTACCACAAAGAGGCCTTGAGGGTGCATCGAGAAGTGGGCAGTAGCGAAGCAGAAGGATATGAACTTATCAGTTTAGGGGAAGTCTATAGGAAGCTTGGTCAATATGAAGATGCCCTGTCACATCTTCACGAGGCCTTTAACTTACATAGAGAAGCAAGAATAGTAACAGGTCAGAATGTCTCCGCATTTAACATCGGAAACGTCTACGGAGAAATGGGCAATTACGAGAAATGCGCGGAGTACTACCGAGAATGCTGGAGAATCATTAAAGAAAGCGGGTTCAGGAGCTTTCGTGCGTACTCCTATCTTATTGTTCCAATCAGTTTAGCAAATGTATACTCGCGTTTGGGTAATTACGAAGATTCACTCCAATACTACGCTGAAGCACTGGATATAAGCAGAGGCCTTGGGGATAAGACCGAAGAGGCCAACATACTGAGTTACATTGCTACCACATATAATATATTAGGAGCATATGATGAGTCTATAAAACATTACAAAGAGGCCTTGAAGATCTATCGAAAATTAGGAGACAATGAAGCAGAAGGAGCAGTACTCAATCACATAGGTAATACTTACCGTCAACACCTTAACGATTATCGAGAGGCTCTATCATATTATAAAGAGGGTTTGGAAGTTGCAAAAAAGAACGGCGACGAAGATGGGGCCAGAAGTATTCTTAATAACCTGGGGGTAGTCAATTGGAATCTCGGTCTCCACGAAGAAGCCCTTACTTACTACCGCGAGGCATTGGAAATCTGTAAAAGGATTGGAAATACGATAGGAGAAGGTGTTACACTCAGTGGAATGGCGATTGTTTATCTGAGCCTGCGTCAGTACGATGACGCCTTAAGATGTAACGAGGAAGCCTTAAATATCCTGAAGCCAACGGGAGACCAAAAGGTGGAGGGTTATATCCTAAATTCTATCGGGAACGTGTATAATGAGATGGGTGATTACCAGAAGGCTTGGAGATACTATCAAGAGTCTCTAAGGATAAGAAGGGAGCTCCAGGATAAAAAGGGAGAGGCCTGGGCACATCATAATCTCGGCAGGGTCTATATGAACCTGTCTAATTATGAGGAGGCATCGAAACACTACGAGGAAGCCCTATTCCTCGCTGAGGAACTGGGAGAAGAGAAATTAACCGTTAGCACTAGGGATGCTTTGAGTGAGATCAAAGGGGTGGAGAAAAGTGTTTAA